The region ACCTGGTCGCCGATCCAGATGGGCAGCCACAGCAGGTGGCGGCCGTCGGCGCACAGGGTGTCGGCGCTTGCTTCATGGCGCTTGATGCAGGCGGCCAGGGCCGGATAGTCCGACAGCGGTTCGCCCGGCAGGGTAGGGTCGATATGCTCTTCCATGCGGGCCACGCTGCCCGCCACGATGATGGCCCGCGACCGCACGAACACCTGGCCACGCACGGTGGTCAGGGCCAGCACACGGGTCTGCGACGCGGCAGCGAGTTCCTGGACCGCCGAGATCACGGAGATGTCGAGCATCGTGTGGTCGCGGTGCCCGGTCATGTCCACCATGTGTTTCAGTAGGGAATCCATTGTCGATCTCTGGAAAGTAGTCACACAAGTGTCGTCATAGCAGCATTGCATCAAGCAAGAGCATGTTCGCGTCCGTCTACAAGAAGCCAAGATTTATTTGGTGGCATGACGCTCTGTACCACCGGGCGAGAGGCCTTTCCAAAGAAGAGCTAAGCAGGATAATGTCTTTTTGCCTAATAGGCAATTAACGTATGCAATATTTCATGTAAATACATGAGATTCATGCACTGCATTGCAAAAAACTTGCCCTGACGAAGGCTTTCAATCCGGATCGCAACATTTGTTTGCGCCAGCCGCCATTTCACCAGAGTTTGATAATTTCCATGTGGAAACTTGTGGCGCGTCAATTTGCCAAAACGTGGACGCTTTATAGTCAATGTAATGGCGCAGAAATTTACGGCAGGAAACATATTAGCAGGAAAGGGCAATGTTTCACACCCGATTGCGCCAGGGACTTGTGATTCACTTTTGGGAGCTTGTCATGCATACCTTCCTGTCGGCAGTACAGCAGTTTGTCAAGGATGAGGATGGCATTACGGCAATCGAATACGGCCTGATTGCGGCGTTGATGGCTACCGCCATCACGGCCGGTTTCTTGCTGATCAAGACCAACTTGCTGGCCGTCCTCACCGACATTTCGTCGAACCTGGTGTTGACGCCCTAAGCGGGTGCCCGCCGCTGGCCGGCCAGTGGCGGGTTTTTTTCGGGAGGTGTGCCATGCCTGCAACTGCCTTGTGCGACCTGCTGTTGCTGTGCTTCGTGACGGGGGCCGCCGTCAGTGATTTGATCCGCCGCAAGATTCCGAATTGGCTGGTGTTGTCCGGCATCCTCGCCGCGCTGGCCTTGCACCTGTGGCTGTGGCCGCAAAACGTGCTGCCGCTGTGGCTGGGCGGCATGGCGACGGGCTTTTTCCTCTTTTTACCCTTGTACGTGCTGCGCGGCATGGCCGCCGGCGACGTCAAGCTGATCGCCATGGCGGGCGCCTTTGCCGGTCCCTGGCCCGTGCTGCAGATCTGTTTCGCCACGTTTGTCCTGGGCGGCCTGATGGCCGTGCTGATGATCACCTGGCAGGGCAAGTGGCGCGCCTGCCTGGTCAATCTGCGCCAGCTGCTGTGGCCGATGATCGCGCGCATGGCCGGCATTCCCCTGGCGCCTAACGCACTGGGCAGCGGCGCCAGCGTGGGCAACATGCCGTACGGACTGGCCATTGCGCTGGGCTGCCTGCTGGTGCAAGGGCGGCATTATTTCTGATTGGTATTCATTGCTCTGAATCAATGGGCAGCTATGCCCGCTCGCTAGAATGAATTCTGTTCAATGCAGACTAAACCGGCTAGGAGACGCAGCATGACCGAGGTCGACTATTCCCTGAGCACCGACAGCACGCCGCGCCCTGCCGATGCGAACCTGATGCCGCCCTTGCCGCCGCAGCCGAAGAGCTTGCGCGAAACGGGACTCGAGCGGCCGCTGGTCGTCGAACTGATCGCCAAGCTGATGTTTGTGGGTGGCAAGACGCACCTGTCCGCGCTGACGACGCGCTTGCGCCTGTCGATCAATGTCTTGCGCGAAGTGCTCGATTTCATGGTGGCCGAGCAGATGGCCGAAGTGGCCTGGCGCGGCGAATCCGATATCGATGTGCAGTACCAGCTGACGGGCGCCGGCAAGCAGCGCGCCAGCGCTTTTCTTGAGCGCTGCGCATATATCGGCGCCGCGCCCGTCACCCTGGAAGCGTACCGCGCCATGGTGGCGCGCCAGTCGTGGCAGGCGCAGGAACAGCGCGTCGGCAGCGACGACCTGGCCGCCGTGCTCGGTGGCGCCCATGCGGGGCCGGGCATGCTCGACGTGGTGGGAGCTGCCCTGCATTCGGGACGCTCGCTGCTGCTGTACGGTCCGCCCGGCAGCGGCAAGTCGACCCTGGCGCTGCAGCTGGGACAATTGCTGCATGGTCTAGTCGCCGTGCCGTACGCCATCGTCGTCGGCCAGGACATCATCCAGTTGTACGATCCGGCCCAGCACCTGCCGCCCGCGCCGCAGCACGTCAGCCATGCGCGCCAGGCGCTGGAGCGGCGCAGCACGGATATCCGCTGGGTACTGTGCCAGCGTCCCGTGATCCACGTGGGCGCCGAGCTCGACGCCGGCATGCTGGAACTGCGCCATGACGCCAGCGGCGCCTGCTACCAGGCGCCGCCGCATGTGCGGGCCAACAATGGCATGCTGATCATCGACGACCTGGGCCGCCAGCGTCTGGGCGCGCCGGAATTGCTGACGCGGCTGATGCAGCCGCTGGCGCGCGGCAGCGATCAGCTGGGTCTGCCCGGCGGGGTGCAGATCAGCGTGCCGTTCGACAATGCCCTCGTGCTGGCCACGAACCTGCCGCCGGGCGAGCTGTTTGACGCCGCCTTGCTGCGCCGCATCGGCTACAAGGTGCAGGTGGGGCCGCTGGCCGAGAACACCTATCGCGCCCTGTTCCGCCAGCAATGCCGGCTGGCCGGCATGGCCATCGACGAACTGGCCGTGAACCATCTGCTGCAGCTGCATGGCGCGCAGGGACGGCCCTTGCTGGCCAGCTATCCGCAGGAATTGCTGGCGCGCATAGGCGACTTCGCCGGCTTTGCCGGCTGCGAGCCGCGCCTGACACTGGCCGCCCTGGAGCAGGCCTGGGGCAGCCTGTTTGCCAGCTGCGACATGCCGGCCGCCAGCCTGTGCGAGCGTATCGCATGAAAAACCGGCGCGCCCTCCTGATGATGGGCCTGGCGGTCGTGCTGGGTCTGCTGGCCGTGCTGCTGGCCTCGCACTGGCTGCTGCGCCAGACGCCGGCCGGCAAGGGCAAGATCGTCGTCGCCGCCAGCGATGTCAACCTGGGCCAGCGGCTGACGCCCGAGATGCTGCGCCTGGCCGAGTGGCCGGCGGAAAGCTTGCCGCAAGGCGCTCTGCAAGACCCGGCAAAGCTGGCGGGACGGGTGCTGAAAACCAGCGTGCTGCGCGGCGAGCCGCTGAGCGAAGCCAAGCTGGCGCCGGCCGGCACCCTGGGTGGCCTGTCGGCCCTGATCACGGAAGGGCGGCGCGCCATCACCGTGCGCGTCAACGATGTGATCGGCGTGGCCGGCTTCGCCTTGCCGGGCAACTATGTCGACATCATCGTGAGCACCCAGCAAGATGCCGGCGACCGCGCGTTTCCGCAAAGCCGCAACATTTCCAAGATCGTGCTCGAACGCATCCTCGTGCTGGCCGTGGCGCAGGAAGTGGGGCGCGACGAGACCAAGCCGCGCGTGGTCAATGCGGTGACCCTGGAAGTGACGCCGGAACAGGCGGAAAACCTGGACCTGGCGCGCAGCGTGGGCAGCCTGTCGCTGGTGCTGCGCAACCAGGTCGACCCGCAGCCGGGCGTGACGGCGGGCGCCACCAAGCTGACCCTGCTGGGCGGACCGCACGAAGCTGACGAAGCTGTTCCAGCCGCCGCACCCGTGCTGGCCGCAGCGCCGCGCGCGGTACGCGTGGCGAAGGCGCCGCCGGAAGCGACGCGCCAGTGCAGCGGCGTCATCGACGGGACGCGCCAGTCGCGCGAATGTTTTTAGCCAACCATGGACACGCTCATGAACCGCGCCCTGTTGATACTGTTCTGCCTGCTGTCGCCGCTGGCCGGCGCGGCGGCCGATCCTGGCCCGCGCTGCGGCGGTGAAGCGGCCTCGCCCGGCAATTTGCAGCTGCAGGTGGGCAAGTCGAGCATGCTGCGCCTGCCTGAAGCCGTGCAACAGCGCAGCGTCGGCAACCCGGCCATCGTGCAAGCCATGCTGGTCGCGCCCGATACCTTGTATGTGGTCGGCGTCGAGGTGGGCAGCACGAACATGATCATCCAGGGCAGGAGCGGCGTGTGCAGTGTGGTGAACGTCAGCGTCAGCATGGACCCGGCCGGCTTGCAAGCGACCCTGGCGGCCCTGATGCCGGAAGAAAAAGCCATCCGCGTCACGGCCGTGGCCGACACCCTGGTGCTGTCGGGCACGGTGCAGGATGCGGGCGCCGTGCTGCGCGCCGTCGAGCTGGGGCATGCGTATGTGCGCCGCGCTACGGTGCCGCTGGCGCTGCCCAAGCCTGCCGATGGCGCCGCCATGCCCCTCGCCGCCACGGCGCCCGGTGGCGGCGCGGGCGGCGCGAACAGCCGCATCATCAACATGCTCGACGTCAGCGCGCCGCAGCAGGTGATGCTGGCCGTGCAGATCGCCGAAGTGTCGAAGTCGCTGCTGGAACGGCTGGAAGTGGGCGCCACCCTGCGCTTCGCTTCCGGCAGCTGGGCCACCACCTTGCTGTCGAATTTTCTCAGTGGCACGGCCAATGGCTTGCTCGACGTGCGCAAGTCGAATGGCCGCCAGCAGCTGACCATCGAGGCGCAGAAACAGGATGGCCTGGTGCGCATTCTGGCCGAGCCGACGGTGATGGCGATCAGCGGGCAGGAGGGCAGTTTTCTGGCGGGCGGCAAGATCTTCATTCCCGTCGGCCAGGACAACAACAAGATCACCCTGGAAGAGCGCGAATACGGCGTCGGCCTGCGTTTTACGCCGACCGTGCTGTCGGGCGGGCGCATCAATTTGAAGGTGGCGCCGGAAGTGTCGGAATTGTCGCGCGAGGGGGTGGGCATTTCCGCCGCCGGCGTCAGCGGACGTTCTATTTTGCCCGTCATCACCACGCGGCGCGCCTCGACCACGGTGCAGCTGTACGACGGCCAGAGCTACGCCATCGGCGGCCTCATCAAGAACAACCAGGTGAGCAACATCACGGGCGTGCCCTGGCTCAGCGAAGTGCCTATCCTCGGCGCGCTGTTTCGCAGCACGGATTTCCAGAATGACCGCACGGAATTGCTGTTCGTCATTACCGCGCATCTGGTGAAACCCTTGCCGGCCGACGCCGTGCTGCCGACGGCGCAACTGGCGCAGCCTTCGCGCATGGACTTGATGTTGGGCGGCAAGATGGAAGGCACGCTGGCGCCGCCGTCCGTGCCGCCGTCGGTACCAGCACCGCGCGCGGCCAACGGTTTCGAATTGAAATGAGATGGGGAGATACGCCATGCCGAACGCGTTC is a window of Janthinobacterium rivuli DNA encoding:
- a CDS encoding Flp family type IVb pilin, giving the protein MHTFLSAVQQFVKDEDGITAIEYGLIAALMATAITAGFLLIKTNLLAVLTDISSNLVLTP
- a CDS encoding A24 family peptidase; the protein is MPATALCDLLLLCFVTGAAVSDLIRRKIPNWLVLSGILAALALHLWLWPQNVLPLWLGGMATGFFLFLPLYVLRGMAAGDVKLIAMAGAFAGPWPVLQICFATFVLGGLMAVLMITWQGKWRACLVNLRQLLWPMIARMAGIPLAPNALGSGASVGNMPYGLAIALGCLLVQGRHYF
- a CDS encoding ATP-binding protein produces the protein MTEVDYSLSTDSTPRPADANLMPPLPPQPKSLRETGLERPLVVELIAKLMFVGGKTHLSALTTRLRLSINVLREVLDFMVAEQMAEVAWRGESDIDVQYQLTGAGKQRASAFLERCAYIGAAPVTLEAYRAMVARQSWQAQEQRVGSDDLAAVLGGAHAGPGMLDVVGAALHSGRSLLLYGPPGSGKSTLALQLGQLLHGLVAVPYAIVVGQDIIQLYDPAQHLPPAPQHVSHARQALERRSTDIRWVLCQRPVIHVGAELDAGMLELRHDASGACYQAPPHVRANNGMLIIDDLGRQRLGAPELLTRLMQPLARGSDQLGLPGGVQISVPFDNALVLATNLPPGELFDAALLRRIGYKVQVGPLAENTYRALFRQQCRLAGMAIDELAVNHLLQLHGAQGRPLLASYPQELLARIGDFAGFAGCEPRLTLAALEQAWGSLFASCDMPAASLCERIA
- the cpaB gene encoding Flp pilus assembly protein CpaB, which encodes MKNRRALLMMGLAVVLGLLAVLLASHWLLRQTPAGKGKIVVAASDVNLGQRLTPEMLRLAEWPAESLPQGALQDPAKLAGRVLKTSVLRGEPLSEAKLAPAGTLGGLSALITEGRRAITVRVNDVIGVAGFALPGNYVDIIVSTQQDAGDRAFPQSRNISKIVLERILVLAVAQEVGRDETKPRVVNAVTLEVTPEQAENLDLARSVGSLSLVLRNQVDPQPGVTAGATKLTLLGGPHEADEAVPAAAPVLAAAPRAVRVAKAPPEATRQCSGVIDGTRQSRECF
- a CDS encoding type II and III secretion system protein family protein is translated as MNRALLILFCLLSPLAGAAADPGPRCGGEAASPGNLQLQVGKSSMLRLPEAVQQRSVGNPAIVQAMLVAPDTLYVVGVEVGSTNMIIQGRSGVCSVVNVSVSMDPAGLQATLAALMPEEKAIRVTAVADTLVLSGTVQDAGAVLRAVELGHAYVRRATVPLALPKPADGAAMPLAATAPGGGAGGANSRIINMLDVSAPQQVMLAVQIAEVSKSLLERLEVGATLRFASGSWATTLLSNFLSGTANGLLDVRKSNGRQQLTIEAQKQDGLVRILAEPTVMAISGQEGSFLAGGKIFIPVGQDNNKITLEEREYGVGLRFTPTVLSGGRINLKVAPEVSELSREGVGISAAGVSGRSILPVITTRRASTTVQLYDGQSYAIGGLIKNNQVSNITGVPWLSEVPILGALFRSTDFQNDRTELLFVITAHLVKPLPADAVLPTAQLAQPSRMDLMLGGKMEGTLAPPSVPPSVPAPRAANGFELK